The sequence below is a genomic window from Cicer arietinum cultivar CDC Frontier isolate Library 1 chromosome 6, Cicar.CDCFrontier_v2.0, whole genome shotgun sequence.
ACGTGTATTATTCaacattattataattattattgtaaatCTCACACACACTTCTTCTATTTGACAACAATTTCTTTGGAGTTAGAGCTTTCCTGTATTTTGGATACAAATTTTAACATCGACGAATAGAGACTTTGGTCTTCAATATCTACTCACGGGTTACATTTTGCCTTATAATTTCATCAATGATTTCAGGGCATGGGGCAGTGTGTGTTTGTCAATAGCATTCATTTGACAATTCTATACCATATTTCTCCTAATTGAACTTCGTGAATCTGTCTCTGGAATTCGCCACAGTAGATACCTCTTCCCAGCAATGTCTGCTTTTGGTAAGCCCAATTTCCTTATTATTTCTTACTAATATGGAACTATCataagagcaaaaataattcactattataaaaaaaatgttattatcCATAATATGAATATGTCTCAACTACATTAGGTTCTCATTGTACATATATTTAATGGTTTGTTGGGTATCACTATCCGTCATGgaatgaaaatttgaaaattactATAGATGTAAAgccaaaaaataaagaacaatcAGGACtacacatcaaaataaaagaaaaaaatgaattaaagcCAAATTTTGTactcttttataaaatattagtgaaaataaattaaaaatagtttttctatccaaaaattagataaaatgtataattttatttatgcatttttgtttttattttgaaaatcacCTATTAGCAATtcataaatagtttaattttcatgcacaaatagtataaataaaatttacagaTATAAAAGAGTAGAAAGTTAGCAGTTTAGTTCACATGTTGAGAATCACAAAGCGCAATATGGAGCATAAGAATTGTGATTTCCAACTAGCAGTGTTCATCATCTTCCCATGCCTCGGTTTAATCCTAACCTTCAACTACTTCATCTCATTCATCACATGGATCTTCAAGATGTGCCTCCGATCTGAAAAGCACCTCATCAAATCCTACGGTTCATGGGCTATAATCACCGGAGCAACCGATGGCATCGGAAAAGCCTTCGCTTACCAACTAGCACACAGAAATCTCAACCTAATTATCGTCAGTAGAAATTCAAAGAAACTCGAAACAGTTGAAAacgaaatcaaaacaaaataccCTCACGTTCAGATTAAAACCATCACTGTGGATTTTTCCGGCGACATTACGGTGGGTCTCCGGGAAATAGAAGTTTTGGGACGTGATTTGGATGTTGGAATTTTGATTAACAATGTGGGAATTACTTATCCTAAGGCTATGTTCTTTCATGAAGTGAAGGAGGAAATGTGGATGAAGATTGTTAGTGTGAACATTGAAAGTATGATGAGAGTAACGAAAGGTGTTTTGTGTGGGATGATGGAAAGGAAGAAGGGTATGATTGTAAATGTTGGGTCTGGTGCAGGGGTACTAGTGCCTTCACATCCTCTGTTTACAATCTATGCTGCAACTAAAGCGTAAGCTTTCTTTCTTTCACTGCAATTAGTTACTGCACACTCTTTTGGTCACTTTCTCTTAAGGGTAGACCAATGGGAGTGTCTTACACTACATTGGTGTCACAACAAGAATCAACCCTCGTGAAGATCAGTGATGTTATCAATGCTATTGGGATTATTGTGCTTTCCTTCAGAGGTCACAATGTTGTGCTAGAAATACAGGcaagtaattaataatattattatataatattcaatTGTATATGCTTCATCATATCCAAATTCAActacattttatatataatattactaCTATGATTAAAAATTGCAATATGATATTCTCATATATTAAAACTctattttggatttttgtttcgcATGGGACACCACCTTCCAATTTAAAGGAAACATCAAAAGAATTGATGCGTAGAGGAGTGACCATTTCATATATACTCATTGCGATGTGTGTTTTTCCCCTCGCAATTGTCGGATTTTTGGCATATGGAAATCAGGCAAGCACACGtgctaacaaaaaaatatttatttcaaacaatattattatatttatattaatgaatgtacatttttttttttataaataaataacatttcaGTTTGCGTATGAATGTTTCTTTCAGATACATGGTCGAGGATTGTTAACTGGGTTTCGACAATTTCACAAAAATCAATTATCAAAATTCTCAATGGGTGCAATATATGTTCTAGTGATAGTACATTGTTTGTGTAGCTTCCAAGTGTATGCCATGCTCGTTTTTGACAACCTAGAATTAAGATACACGAGCATAAAGAATAAGAAATGCCCACAATGGGTGAGAATATGCTTGCGATTATTCACCCAAATAGTTCTACGTAAtgaaattatatgttatttcatttaaaatatgttaaattgttatttttttagttaaaaaatcactAGGACTAAAACTGTCCAGTTTTAGAAGAGGTAGACCAATTCTAAGAATTGGTGAAAATAAATAGacaaaaactataattaaatttaaaaactaactAACAATTCAtgtaattaaaaatcaaataattagaagttaaaatgaataattacataaatataaaaatttaaaaatcgtAATAGTTTTACTAGCAATGTAAATTCATGGATATTATCATGCCTCCATTCCcaagttttaatttaaaaaaaaaaccacattCACATCTGTTCAAATTGGATTTTCTTCGTCAAAATCAAAACATGGGTTCAAGTAGATATCACTTGTGCAAGTTTTGCTGCATGTTTAGTTAGAGAATGCCTTCAAAAGTTTGAGAGTTTATCGGCATTTCACAAGGAACATATCTATATCTATTAATTCTTCTATTAATTAATACTAGTATCATATCCATTAAAGGTGTTCTTAGATTGGATTGATTCGGCTTTGAAAGAAAAAACCATTTGATTCACTCTCTTCGATTTTGTTATTTAATCATTCAATCggtttgattttaaattaaatttgatccAACAAACCactaattatatttatacaGCACACCAGTAATTATGTTTTCACCAAATTGAAGACACAACACATTTCCAAGTGTTTAAACAGGCTGCAACTGGAGGAGTCAAAACAGAGTACTTAATCGGCATCAGATTTGTCTATTTGGTAGTAGGATTTTTTGAATTAGGCTAAAAAGTCTACATAGAATACGAACAACAAAATTAGTACACGACTTCGGCCCTATTTGGGCTTTCGAGTTGGCCCATATTTTTtcttagaataaaaataaaaatattacttgtTAGTAATTGTTAATTACAAAAGatgacaaaatattattaattatttttgcatgcaataattaatatatgttacaatttaaataaaaaatttattaatacaaTCTATAAAGACTACTCGATAACCGTTGGTTAAACCAACTGATTTATTTTGATAGCTGTAGTTACAACCACTTAACTTTTTTCTTGTATTATTGATTGGGCTTTTGATAACCGTTAGTATACGATTCGGCCCTATTTGGGCTTTTGAGTCGGcccacatttttttttataataaacataaaaatattatttgttggtaattgtaaattacaaaatattaatatatttattaattatttttacatacaataattaatatatgttataatttaaaattaaaaaaaattattattaatacagTCTATACGGACTACTCAAAAGTCGTTGGTTAAACTGACTAACTCATTTTGATAGATGTAGCTACAACCACTTCACTAGTTTCtagtatcatttttttttgctgattttccttcaaaatttattttggtccacttcacatatttattttcactattcagacttacaaaatttattttggtCCACGTATATGGAGAAGAAATTATAACTGAAGTGTACAAATGAACTCTATTGAAATTTCATACTTGAGAGTTTATACATGAATTCAGAGATCGAaagattttgatatatttattttataaataaataaattaatggttatttttataaattaaataattatttattaatttttatattttaaaaatattattttataaaaaatattattttgatgataatcattatattaattatttatattttatagtaaaaattattaatttttataaattaataattatctttatGAATCAAAGATCATTTCACGGCAATTATTCAAAACTcccaatttaataattttattgggGTGAAAAATTAATCAATGTTTTGAGGCATAcatactcatatttttatttgcatATGCAGTATGAACAACAAGGAAGGCCTTTACCCAAGTTCGGGGAATGGGATGTGAATGATCCTGCTTCAGCTGAAGGATTCACTGTTATATTCAACAAGGCCAGAGATGAGAAAAAAACTGGTGGAGGAGGATCGGGCCGAATTACGTCCCAGCGAAGATCTAATTCGCGCAAGGATGATGATAAATCTTCCA
It includes:
- the LOC105852257 gene encoding very-long-chain 3-oxoacyl-CoA reductase 1-like, whose amino-acid sequence is MLRITKRNMEHKNCDFQLAVFIIFPCLGLILTFNYFISFITWIFKMCLRSEKHLIKSYGSWAIITGATDGIGKAFAYQLAHRNLNLIIVSRNSKKLETVENEIKTKYPHVQIKTITVDFSGDITVGLREIEVLGRDLDVGILINNVGITYPKAMFFHEVKEEMWMKIVSVNIESMMRVTKGVLCGMMERKKGMIVNVGSGAGVLVPSHPLFTIYAATKA